The Periplaneta americana isolate PAMFEO1 chromosome 2, P.americana_PAMFEO1_priV1, whole genome shotgun sequence genome has a window encoding:
- the LOC138695278 gene encoding hemolymph lipopolysaccharide-binding protein-like: MSYIAMVLKATCLLLCVMAFTEGTTPKKCDILQPSDLKLSVTSRRNQTGHWIAQAMLKHKGQDVTGMQNEGLWSLDMDHTTVTCEGGETVVIVATVTAPPRKPSPNYELIPGLGYYKLHTEAKPWHDARQICAQEGAHLAIINSEEEAEELKAILARHPKILSDWRNEYAYIGMSDIRSEGDWITIFGQPLNTTGYMKWAPNQPDQGREGNCGLMQRTGGLHDVPCALAFPTFCEREL, translated from the exons ATGTCATACATCGCGATGGTTCTCAAGGCGACGTGTCTGCTGCTCTGCGTCATGGCGTTCACAGAGGGCACAACACCCAAGAAGTGCGACATCCTTCAACCCTCAGACCTGAAGTTGTCCGTCACCAGCCGTCGTAATCAGACGGGTCATTGGATCGCACAG GCAATGCTGAAGCACAAAGGACAAGATGTGACGGGTATGCAGAATGAGGGACTCTGGAGCCTAGATATGGACCACACCACAGTCACCTGTGAAGGAGGGGAAACTGTCGTTATAGTCGCCACCGTGACGG CGCCTCCACGTAAACCAAGCCCCAACTACGAGCTAATTCCTGGACTGGGATATTACAAACTGCACACAGAGGCCAAACCTTGGCACGATGCTCGTCAAATCTGCGCACAGGAGGGTGCCCacctcgccatcatcaattctgAAGAAGAGGCGGAAGAGCTGAAGGCGATTCTCGCTAGACATCCAAAAATCCTCTCCGATTGGAGGAACGAGTACGCGTACATCGGCATGAGCGATATCCGCAGCGAGGGAGACTGGATCACCATCTTCG GTCAGCCTCTGAACACTACAGGGTACATGAAGTGGGCTCCGAACCAACCTGATCAAGGCAGGGAGGGTAATTGTGGCCTGATGCAGCGCACTGGAGGTCTGCACGATGTACCTTGTGCGCTTGCATTTCCTACCTTTTGTGAAAGAGAGTTGTAA